The region GAGCCGAACTTAGACCAAAAATTAGTTGTCGCTCAATGGTTTTAAATAGGAATAGCTTTTGGGTTATGTACGCTGCTATCCATTTACTTGATATTGCAAACACTAGCAGAACTATCGATAGTTCTAATGCTTCCCATCCGCTTATAAATGCTTTTAAATCGATCAACATTCCCACGTATAGTAAGAATATCGGTATAAAAATGGCATTGCCAATAAACTCAATCCGGCTCATTAGCGTTGATGAATGTGGAATTTGGCGGTTTAACACTATACCCGCCATGAATGCTCCAATTATAGGTTCTAGTTTAATGAGTTTGGCTAGAGTTCCCGCTAAAAATACCATCGATAGTACAAATACGTACTGGGCAATTAGGTCGGTTGATGTGTTCTTGAAGAACCAACGTGTAATCCTTGGGAATATGTAGAAGATAAAGAATAGGTAAACCGCAATAGTTCCGGCGAGCATCAGCCAGTAATTTGTTGAGGTTTCTCCATTGTTAAGGGCAATAATCAATATAAGCAGTAGAAGAACTATGGTGTCAGTAATAATTGTTCCGCCAATGGCAATTCCTACGGGCTCTGTTTTTGTTAGGCGTAAGCGCGATACAATGGGGTAGGCAATTAGTGTTTGGGTCGAGAACATGCTGGAAATAAGTAGTGATGGAAGTAAGGAGTAGTTGAATATATACTTACAAACAAAAAATCCAATAACGAATGGAATGGTAAATGTTAAAAAGCCAAAGGCTAGGTTTCGGTTTCGGTTCTGAACAAAAGTGTTCATATCGAGTTCTAGCCCTGCCAAAAACATTAGGTACAGCAACCCAACGTTACCTAAAAGTTCGATGCTCCCATTACTTTCAAGAATATTAAACCCGGAGTTTCCCAGTAGCATTCCGGATAAAATAAGTCCAATTATTCCAGGTAGTTTAAATTTTGCAAAAACGAATGGAACTATTAGAATAACCAGCAGCGTTATGCAGAATACAATTACAGGCTCTTGAACCGGAAGTGAAAGAAAACTATTTACCTTAGAGTTTAGGGTAGGCGAAAGGATTGCGATGCTTGATGTTAAACTGTGGAAATCGAGCATATATTATGCATGAAAATAATTGCCCAATATACAAAATTCTTTATTAGATGATTTTAGCGTGTTTTGTATTTTTAATACATTTGAGTCCTTAACACAAAAACCTAAAAACTATGAATCCAAACCAAATCCAGAAAAACGGATATCTTCTTCCAATGATTATTATTGGCGCGTTGTTTTTTATTTTCGGTTTTGTAACATGGCTCAACGGAATACTGATTCCTTATTTCAAAATATCGTGCGAGTTAACCGATTTTGAGGCCACATTCGTTGCATTTGCCTTCTACATATCTTACACCATAATGGCCTTGCCATCCTCTTGGGTTTTAAAGAAAACGGGATTCCATAAAGGGATGACCATTGGTTTGTTGATAATGTCGGCTGGAACATTAATTTTTGTACCAGCTGCGTTAACCCGAACCTACTGGATGTTCTTATCGGGCTTATTTGTGATGGGCGCAGGTTTGGCGTTGCTTCAAACCGCCTCGAATCCATACATAACTATTATAGGACCTCGCGAGAGTGCTGCTAAGCGCATAAGTATTATGGGAATATGCAACAAACTTGCAGGAGCGATGGCTCCGCTTATTTTGGCTTACTATATTTTACAGGATGGCGATTCGTTTGTTCAATCGCTAAAAGGGTTAGATGATGCTGCTCGCACAGCTGCGCTTAATGGATTGGCACATCGGGTAATTGGTCCATACTTGGTGATGACCGCAGTTTTAGTGTTGCTGGGCTTGTTTGTTCGTTATGCACCACTTCCCGAGGTGGATTTTGAGCAGGATTCTGAATCGGATAATAATGCAGCAAATGCAAAAACAAGTATATTCCAGTTTCCACAGCTTATTCTTGGAGCAATAGCGCTATTCTTCTATGTAGGGGCCGAGGTTATTGCTGGCGATACAATCATCAGGTATGGAATATCGCAAGGGATTGAAATATCCACCGCAAAAGCATTTACCTCTTATACTTTAGCTGCAATGATAGTTGGGTATTTACTGGGGATTGTGCTAATCCCAAAGTTCGTATCGCAGCGTTTGGCATTGCTGGTGTCCGCAATTCTTGGCATTGTTTTTACCATGGGTGTAATCTTTTCCGATGGACCAAACTCTATTGTATTTCTTGCCTTAATGGGACTTGCTAATGCGTTGGTATGGCCGGCAATTTGGCCGCTTGCCATTCACGATTTGGGCAAATTCATTAAAACAGGATCGGCAATTTTAATTATGGCCATTGCCGGTGGTGCGCTACTGCCATTGATTTGGGGGAAGTTAAGCGACTTGTACAGCCCTCAAACTGCTTACGTTATTTTATTCCCGTCGTATCTTATAATTCTTTACTATTCCGTTTGGGGGTATAAGTTAAGGAATTGGCGGTAGCTAGTATTCATAAATTCTAGTGACTAGATTACCATACAAACCGACCGAAGGAAGTGCTGCAAGGTGATTCTTTCGGTCGGTGAAATGTTGTATACCATAATAGACTTGACAATAACCTAAACCTAAAATAAAGTTAATATGAATTACAAGAAAATTTTGATTATACTGATAATTATTGTGATTGGTAAACTATCAATTGATTTGTTATTTAAAGTCAAATACAATTATAAGCAGGTCTACTTCCTGACGGAATTCAAGCTCAATGACACTATTAAGGTAAACCGGGGGAAAATTATATTAGGGAAAAATATTAAAGGATTTATAGAAGCTACAATATATCCTGATACTATCTCGAAACTGAACGACTCATTAAGTATAGACTATTTATATCTAAGGTTTAACCCCGATTGGTTCGATGCTAATTTAAAGCCATTCATTAAGGGTCAGGTTACTGCTGATAGAAGAGAATATGTTAACCTTGGAAAAGCAATGCACGATACATATTTCAGATCATGGATGCATATTAATGACTATCCTATAATTAGTAATAAACAGATGCTTCTTATTGTTAAAATCAAAGAAACTGGTATTAAAATACGACAAAATATTGATTTAAAAAAAGAATAGACCGTACACCGTACATGTTTTGGCCCTTCTGGGCTGATGATGCAGATGCAAGAGTTTGTAGTATTTTAGTGTAGTTTTTCACATGTAATAATGCCTTAGGGATTAACTCCTCAGTGTAAGCAGTTGCCAACCGTGTAATAAATACTGAATGTTATGTCAAGAATAAAATGGTTAATGCAGAACTACTGGCTGTTGATAGTATTCATCGCCATAAAGATGGTAGTTCAACTTTTAATAGTGAACCCTATTTACGAATTACATAGAGATGAATTTTTATATCTAGATCAAGCTAGGCATATATCCTTTGGCTTTATCTCAGTTCCTCCTCTTTCATCAATAATTTCGGCTTTAATTTTTTCTTTTGGAGGGGGAATGTTTTGGGTTAGATTCTTCCCTGCATTATTTGGCGCTTTTACCATGATATTTGCCTGGTTGACAATTGAAGAGCTAGGGGGTAAGGTGTATTCAAAAGTATTAGTTTCGTGTGCCCTTCTGTTCTCAATATACATGCGGTTAAATATCTTGTACCAACCTAATGCATTTGACATTCTTGCTTGGACCGCAGCGTTCTACTTTTTTATACGATATATTCGTTCTGCTGAGAACAAATGGATAATCTTCCTGATGCTTACATTTGTGTTCGGATTTTACAACAAATACAATGTTGTTTTTCTTTTAGCCGGATTACTGCTTGGTGTTTTGCTTACTAAGCATAGGGATATCTTTTCTAAAAAGTTCTTTTACTTTAGTTTAGCTGTAGGTCTGATTTTGATTTTGCCAAATCTATTCTGGCAGGTATCCAACAATTTTCCTGTAATGCATCATATGATGGCGTTGAAAAGTACGCAATTGAACTACACCAGTACTTCTGGTTTTATAATTGAACAATTATTATTTATGAGTGGCTCTTTGTTGGTTTTAATTGCGGCTTTTGTTGGATTGTTTTTCTATAGAAAGTTTGAGGATTATCGGGTAATAGGGTTTGTTTACTTAATTGTTATCACAATTTTTATACTTCTTAAGGCAAAAGGTTACTATGCCCTTGGATTGTATCCTGTTCTCTTGGTTTTTGGTGGTGTGTTTTTAGAATCAATTCTTAAGGGATTCTGGAAAAAGTTTGCATTTGGTATTTTGATATTGGGAAACCTTATATCGTTCCTTTACATCTACGATGTAATGCTACCCGTTAAAAATCCGGAGGATATTATTGCTAATAAAGAAAAATTTGAGCGATTTGGTTTGCTAAGGTGGAACAATGGAAAGAATTATAATATCCCTCAGGATTTTGCCGATATGTTGGGTTGGAAGGAAATGTCGGAAAAAGCCTTAATGGCGTATAAATCGATACCAACTAAGGAGAAGGAGCAAACCATAATTTTTTGTGACAACTATGGGCAGGCTGGTTCGCTAAACTACTATAACAGGAATAAAATGCCTGAAGCCTACTCCGCAAGTACCGATTATATTTTTTGGATTCCTCGAATAAAAGTAATTAAGAATGTATTGCTTGTTGGTGAAAGGCCTGGCAATGAAATACAATCAATGTTTAAAAGGGTTGAATTGGTTGGAGTTGTTGAAAATGAGTTTGCAATTGAGAATAAAACTGGTATATATTTACTCTCTGGTGCAAACGCAAATTTCACAAACATATTTTACCGGTTAATGGATAAACGTATAGATGATTTTGATATTTTTTGAAAATGAATAAACCTTCTATTGATTAATTACACTGTTACACCTTTTTGATTGCTTATGGATACAGTATTGACATTCACAGATAGGCAGGCGTTCCGGGAATGGCTTGGCAAGTACGGGACCGAGAGCAATGGCGTATGGCTACTCTTTAGTAAAACAACGAAATTTGTTACACTCTCTGCTGCTGAAGCATTGGAAGAGGCACTTTGTCATGGATGGATAGATGGGCAAATGCAATCCATTGACGATAGTTCTTACAAGAAGTATTTTGCGCGACGTATGCCCAAAAGCAAATGGTCCGCTAAAAACAAAGAGCTGGCGCAAACCCTTATGGAAAAAGGTTTAATTACCCAGCAGGGCTTGGATGCCATAGAATGTGCCCGGAAAAATGGTATGTGGGATAATGCTAAACGCATTCTGATTGACGATGAGCAAATTCAAATGTTCAAGGAAATGGTTCATCCCTATGAGCCAGCTTACACCAATTTGCTGGCTATGACGCATTCGGTGCAGCGTACATATACCGGATTTTACCTCGATGCCAAATCCGACAAAACCCGTAAGGATCGATTGGAAAAGATTATCGACAGACTAAACCGGAATTTGAAGCCAATGTAGGTTTATGCTTCGCTGGCGCGCGTTTCTAACGCGTGACATTTACAATCCTCTTCCCTTGCGATGCAAACCAACCAGCTCCATTCAACCAATGGTTAAACTGTGCATCGCGCATAAATGCACCGCTAAGCCCTGTTCGGATGAGGCTGTGAAAAGTAATAAACCAAACGTGTTCGGCGGTCGGCTTCGCCGCCGTCGGAATATCAAAAGCAGGCTGTGCCTGAGTTTTTTTCTAATCACCGCAAGCGCGGATTTGCAATCCGTGCGCATACACCCAATAAGCAGTAAAGTGTGAAAAGTATTTGGCACGGACTATAAGTCCGCGCCAGCAAGGGTTTACTTGCTAAAAGGGAAAACCACACCCCGGCAAAGCAATGGGTATCCCTTTGCGGCCTTGATCTTCTTTGCATCTTTCTTGTATCACGTCAAGAAAGATGATTTAACTAAGCCCAACAGCGTGTATGTGTTAATTGCATATAGCAATGATTATAAAAAAATAAACTGGCTTTAAGAAATGAGTTTTTTAACTATTTTTGGGAATCAAAAAGAATAAATGCAGATGATTTAAATTGAAACCATTGCAGTAATTAAGAAATATAGTTTTTAAAATGGATGATATTGTTGAATAATAAAAGAAAATTATGTGTAAATTAAATTTTTGCTCAAAAATACTTTTTTTGTTTTTCCTAATTCCTAGAATAGGATTCTCGCAATTTTACGAAAAGGAACAACAACAAACTTTCTCTTATGGAAATTCTAATCCTATACAAATTGAAGTAGAAACTAATAATGAAAGATTTATTTTTAAGGCTATTAATTCATCATATTACCCTTATACCGTTAATGTGGAGTATAATCAAATGATAAATTTGCTCCCATATATAACCAAAGAAACTTATGTGGTATATCCAGGAGTTAGCAGATTAAGAGATTTTACAAAGAAAGATCCTAATCAGTCGCATTATTATAGTTATAAATATTCGGTTAAGATTGGCGATCCATCTAAAAATCCTGAAGAGAATTTTCCTTATTTACTTCCATTATCAATTAATAAGAAAATTGAAATTGAAAAAAAACAACTTGATAATTCACTAATATTTATAACAAATAATTTAAAAGTACAGAAAGGGGATTCTGTTTTTTGTATAAGGAAAGGACAAGTTACGGCTTTAGGAAATTCCAGACAAAGGGAAAACGTTGTTATGTCGAATTCTTCTGTTGAAATTAGACATATTGATGGTACTGTTGCAGTTTATCAGGGAATAGATTTGAACTCGATACAGGTAAGATTAGGTCAAATGGTTTTTCCAGAACAATTTTTTGGCGTTGCAGATGATAGAAATTTTATTTCTGTTTCACTATATAGTATAAAGGGAGATGGCTATCTAAGGCAAATCCAAATAAAGTATATTGTTGAAGATTCACTTAAAATTCTTCGTGATTTAGAGGGAGAATATGTGGAAAAGTCGGAATTAATTGTTGAAAAGGAAATGACTCGAAGAGAAAAACGACTTAACAGTAATGGAAAACTATACAATTAAAACAATACAATTAAAACAATTAAATGGATAGGTCACTGCTAGCGCGGATTTGCAGTCCGTGCGCATACCTTCGCTGGCGCGCGTTTCTAACGCGTGACATTTACAATCCTCTTCCCTTGCGATGCAAACCAACCAGCTCCATTCAACCAATGGTTAAACCGTGCATCGCGCATAAATGCACCGCTAAGCCCTGTTCGGATGAGGCTGTAAAAAGTAATAAACCAAACGTGTTCGGCGGTCGGCTTCGCCGCCGTCGGAATATCAAAAGCAGGCTGTGCCTGAGTTTTTTTCTAGTCACCGCTAGCGCGGATTTGCAATCCGTGCGCATACACCCAATAAGCAGTAAAGTGTGAAAAGTATTTGGCACGGACTATCAAGTCCGCGCCAGCAAGGGTTTACTCGCTAAAAGGGAAAACCACACCCCGGCAAAGCAATGGGTATCCCTTTGCGGCCTTGATCTTCTTTGCATCTGTCTTGTATCACGTAAAGAAAGATCACCCTTCGGGTAACAAAACCCCGCCCAACCCAATTAAACAGCATAAAAACCGTTAAGCCCTGTAAAACAGCATTGGTAAACATTGTTTTATAAGAATTATTGCTAGTTTTATAGTGGTTTTATATAATATATTAGGTGTACAATGTATCCCAATATGGATTAGTACATGTACTTTTGGTGTATAGATAAGTAAGTTGGCGGTCATTGTAACGCAACACCACAAACAGTAGCTACAAGACAAAAATTATCATATCTTTGAACAGATAATCACTGAATGACAGAATAGATGACATTAAAATTATGAGTAATTCAAAAATATCCATACGTTTTTTTGACGACCGCGAAGTGCGAGCAGTTTGGGACGAGCAAAATGCCAAGTGGTGGTTTAGCGTGTTGGATATTGTTGCTGTACTTACCGACCAAAACGACTACTCAAAAACCCGCAACTACTGGAAATATCTAAAAGCCAAATTAAAAAAAGAAAACAACGAGTTGGTTAGTGCCACTACCCAACTGAAACTCTTAGCAAGTGATGGTAAACGATATTTAACCGATATGTTGGATTACAAAGGCATCATTGCCTTAGGTAAAGAGTTTCCGAGCAAAAAGGCAAACCGATTCATTGAATGGTTTACGTATAGTGATGAAAGCATCGACGGGAAAAGCAAAGCAAAGGCGTATGCCCTGTTCGAAAGCTCATTTATCAACAGCATTGAAGTTGGCACAACCAAAGGCTTGCAACAAATACACGCTTATTTGTTCGGCGGATTGTACGATTTTGCGGGGCAAATCAGACAAAAAAATATTTCAAAAGGTGGTTTTCAATTTGCCGTATCACGCTTTTTAGGCGACACATTAAAGCAAATAGAAGCAATGCCCGAAACCACATTTGACGAAATCGTAGACAAATATGTAGAAATGAACATTGCACACCCTTTTATGGAAGGTAATGGCAGAAGCACCAGAATATGGTTGGATTTGATACTAAAAAAACACCTCAAAAAATGCGTTGATTGGAGTAAAATAAGCAAGCAAGATTACATGAACGCAATGATGTTAAGTCCAACCAAAAGTAGTATTCTAAAATCACTTTTAAAAGAAGCGCTCACCACCAAAATAAACGACCGCGAAATGTTTATGAAAGGGATTGACTACTCATATTACTACGAAGAAAACGACTAATGAAAAATGGCAAAAAAGGGGGCAGCGTACAACGAAAAATTGAAAAGAGAAACGACAAAAACTAAAACAACGAACCGCCAACATGTGGTTTAGCCTACTGGGGCGATGATACAGATGCAGAATTTTTATTACCTTTAACTAACTTTTTAACGTCGGATAACGCCGCTGGCGGTTAACCACTGCTAGCGCGGATATGTTATCCGTGCTTCTTTTATGTTTTTAATGGTAATTATTGGTTGTAACTAGAAAAAAGAGGGTGCGCATTTCTAACGCGTGACATTTACAATCCTCTTCCCCTGCGATGCAAACCAACCAACGCCATTCAACCAATGGTTAAACCGTGCATCGCGCATAAATGCACCGCATTAAACCCCCGGGTTAAAACCCGGGGCTATTCGCTCTTAACCCCGTTGGGGTTATCCAAAGGAAACATACCTGCGCAAGCAGGTATCCATCTTTTGATCTGGAATGCATTCTTGTAGGTAGCGCGTGACATTTACAACTCTCTTCCCCCGTTCGGATGAGGTTATACCTCATCTGTAATATAAGAGCAGGTTATACCTTTATAGATATTATAACTTAGGCAGAGCCTAAACTTAACAGGGATGACAACTTACATCAAAAATCATGTTCTACAGGATAAAACCTATGCTTTTTTTAGGACATAGCTAAAATATATATACTTATTTGAAGCAAACTTATTATAAGTGTCGGAACCCACTGTTCCGGCAAAATTTAGCGCTATTTTATGTAGAAATTTAGGTGCTAGTTTTTTTATAAGCTTGCGCCTACGGTTATCATCTAACTCAAGGGCTGCAATAACTTCTTTGTTAATAATATTTTCGTTAACCACTGTCAATCCGCTTAATTACAAATCCTTCTTCACGTCTTCAATTTCGTAATCGTATCGGAAATCTGTAAATAAGAAATATCCACCAGGGTTTAGAATCCGCGATACCTCTTTCAAAAAAGCTTTCATATCGGTATAGCGGTGCGATGATTCTACATTGATGACTATGTCGCAAATGTTATTTTTCAGGCTTAACTTCTGGGCATCGCCTTGTATAAACGATAAGCCATCTACAGTATAATGTCGGTTGCAGAATGAGATCGCTTGCTTGTTCAGGTCAATCCCTATGGCTGAGGCTGCTGGAAAATTTTGCGCAATATAGTGTAATCCGCCGCCTCTACCACAACCTATTTCTATAATATTTTTATTCTCAATTTCCACTGCATTGACTAAATGATGGTATAACTGAATGGAGTAACGATTCGGCTCATTTTTTTCATCAAAAGCAATCGGTTGGCTATTGCTGTGGTATCCGTAGTTCATGAAGAGTATTTCGGCATTTTTGTCAATCCTATTAACATACCAATACCAAATCCTGAAGAAGTTTTCGCGAAGGTTAAGTTTTAAAGTCATATAGTTGAGATTTTAATTATTTATTGTTTTTTAAGTTGTACACCTGAGAACGTACATTTTGTGCCCAGTTCCAATGCGATAAAGACTTATCGAACATTTGATATGGAATGGGTTTTCCTATTGTTATCTTTATGGTTTTATTCCGCTTTTTAAACATTTCGCGAGGCAGTAGCAGTAGTTCCAGATTAAGCTTTATCCCAAAGAATCGCCTTACTGTAAATACTGTATAGAATAAGTTGGAATTTCGGCCATGAAAATAAATTGGAACTATATTTCTTTGGCATGAAATAGCTTTTGTAATAAAACTTTTTTGCCACGAAGAGTCCTGCACTTTTCTGTTATACAACCTAGATACTTCCCCTGCTGGAAAATGCGTAATGGGAATATTTGTTGTAAATGCATCATCCAGCGCTTTTATATACTCTTTCGATGAATGCTCAAACACATTTACCGCTACAATAAAAGGTTTTAATTGTGGAATTAACAAAAAAGCATCGTTGGCAATAGCTTTCAATGAACCATATTTTTCGGATACAATGTGGGTTAGTAGTAACCCATCCAGAATCCCAAATATATGATTAGCAACAAAAAAACACTTTCCATTTTCTGGTAGATTCTCTTTCCCTTCAATCACTACTTTTAGGCCGAACTCTTCCATTATCTTCGTCAGAAAATCTTGCCCGGTATACTCTGAGTAGTTGTTAAGAATAATATTAATTTCATCCTGTTTGACTATTCTTGCAATCCCCTTGACTGCAATTTGGGGAAGCCTATTTAATAGTTTTGAGCGGCTTTCTTTGACTGTTTTTGCAATGTCGATATACTTTATGTTTTTGTCAGGTTTGGTCATCTGTTCCAATATTAATTAGTTTGGCCTAAATTGTGATCAACTGTGAGCAATCGCACATTGGGTGTGGCTATTGTTTTTTATAGGAATTCGGAACAGTAAACTTAAACTCGCTGCCGTGGCCCAAAATGCTTTCTACCCAGATTTCGCCACCTTCAATTTCTATAAATTCTTTGCAAAGCTGTAAGCCTAATCCTGTTCCGGTTTCTTGTGCAGTACCCCGGGTGGAGTTTAATCCATTTAGCTCAAAAATCTTGGATATAGATTCAATGGACAATCCAATACCAGTATCTTTTACCGATATTTCTATAAATTTATCGGATTCCTTTGCTGTGATTTCAATTTTACCTTTGCTATTCGTGAATTTAATGGCATTGTTAATTAGGTTCCTGAAAACCGTGCTGATCATATTCCTATCTATAAAGGCAACAAAATCGTGAGAGATATTGTTAATTATTTGAATTTGTTTTTTTTCGGCACTTAATTGTGCGGAAAGAATAGCATCCGATAATAACTGATTAATATTAGCGTTTTCGGGCTTAAATACTACCCCTCCACTTTGCGCATTTAGCCATTCCGACAGGCTAACTAACAGTTCAAACGAAACGTTGGTGGATCGGTATATTATGGTTAAAAACTTTTCAATTTCGTTTAGGTCGTAATCTTGGAGATTTTTGAGCAGTAGGTCTAAAAAGCCAAGAATACTATTGAAAGGGTTGCGTAATTCGTGTGCTATTATTCTATAGAACTTATCTTTTGTCTCAACAAGATCAATTAGTTCTCTGGTTCTTTGCTCAA is a window of Tenuifilaceae bacterium CYCD DNA encoding:
- a CDS encoding sodium:proton antiporter, with the translated sequence MLDFHSLTSSIAILSPTLNSKVNSFLSLPVQEPVIVFCITLLVILIVPFVFAKFKLPGIIGLILSGMLLGNSGFNILESNGSIELLGNVGLLYLMFLAGLELDMNTFVQNRNRNLAFGFLTFTIPFVIGFFVCKYIFNYSLLPSLLISSMFSTQTLIAYPIVSRLRLTKTEPVGIAIGGTIITDTIVLLLLILIIALNNGETSTNYWLMLAGTIAVYLFFIFYIFPRITRWFFKNTSTDLIAQYVFVLSMVFLAGTLAKLIKLEPIIGAFMAGIVLNRQIPHSSTLMSRIEFIGNAIFIPIFLLYVGMLIDLKAFISGWEALELSIVLLVFAISSKWIAAYITQKLFLFKTIERQLIFGLSSAHAAATIAIILIGYKMSIIDINVLNAAVIVVFVSCIVSAIVTERAAKKIVLKEITHQYESERMERIILPVSNPTNILPLIEFSNYIKVQGKKSPIYILNVVKDEKEISSKLAKSVEDLSAMTEIYTEFVVRMDINISSGIVRASKEIMASKIVMGWNGNYSTREWFFGSILEGVLRDSRQPVYVVSIKNPIQSIQSIEVIVPPLAEFEPNFKGWITTIHNLAKQTNAKIEFNVLSNQTESFSNAIAATGIKFKHSIENAVNWHSMFDSLASKTINNLIVIVSARKGSISHSSRIEIIPRIASKNLKEKDFIIIYPAQPETTSVDSRAFLSGTGQVNIEEESHV
- a CDS encoding glucose/galactose MFS transporter, producing the protein MNPNQIQKNGYLLPMIIIGALFFIFGFVTWLNGILIPYFKISCELTDFEATFVAFAFYISYTIMALPSSWVLKKTGFHKGMTIGLLIMSAGTLIFVPAALTRTYWMFLSGLFVMGAGLALLQTASNPYITIIGPRESAAKRISIMGICNKLAGAMAPLILAYYILQDGDSFVQSLKGLDDAARTAALNGLAHRVIGPYLVMTAVLVLLGLFVRYAPLPEVDFEQDSESDNNAANAKTSIFQFPQLILGAIALFFYVGAEVIAGDTIIRYGISQGIEISTAKAFTSYTLAAMIVGYLLGIVLIPKFVSQRLALLVSAILGIVFTMGVIFSDGPNSIVFLALMGLANALVWPAIWPLAIHDLGKFIKTGSAILIMAIAGGALLPLIWGKLSDLYSPQTAYVILFPSYLIILYYSVWGYKLRNWR
- a CDS encoding hypothetical protein (possible pseudo due to internal stop codon) codes for the protein MTLKLNLRENFFRIWYWYVNRIDKNAEILFMNYGYHSNSQPIAFDEKNEPNRYSIQLYHHLVNAVEIENKNIIEIGCGRGGGLHYIAQNFPAASAIGIDLNKQAISFCNRHYTVDGLSFIQGDAQKLSLKNNICDIVINVESSHRYTDMKAFLKEVSRILNPGGYFLFTDFRYDYEIEDVKKDL